Proteins co-encoded in one Papaver somniferum cultivar HN1 chromosome 5, ASM357369v1, whole genome shotgun sequence genomic window:
- the LOC113277365 gene encoding protein TIFY 9-like, which yields MSKSLVELDFFRMEKENSSSSLSSSKSQFQKFLQQQRGMQNAVSKLNPELLRTVINSGAASTSSNSSGHLERKSSSTLIFDEVTKGPENLFSLVAPAMPKQMQCTSAETGTLRTAPLTIFYNGKVSVFDVPRDKAEFLMKLAENNMNNGMIPSSSSKITTTSVDHFTLCSSTTMDEQKSILDTLNEDLPIARRRSLQRFLEKRKERLSFVASPYAYIPSPSKFEEKNDGVGSDGGSTLEV from the exons ATGTCAAAATCTCTAGTAGAACTCGATTTCTTCCGCATGGAGAAAGAAAATTCATCCTCCtcgctatcatcgtcaaaatctcaATTCCAGAAATTCCTTCAACAACAACGAG GTATGCAAAACGCAGTTTCCAAATTAAATCCGGAGCTGTTGAGAACGGTTATTAACTCCGGAGCTGCAAGTACAAGTAGCAATAGCAGtggtcatttggagcgaaaatcaTCGTCTACTTTAATCTTCGATGAGGTGACAAAAGGGCCAGAGAATCTGTTCTCTTTGGTTGCACCCGCCATGCCTAAACAAATGCAATGTACGTCGGCTGAAACTGGAACACTACGAACAGCTCCATTAACGATTTTTTACAACGGGAAGGTGTCCGTTTTTGATGTTCCCCGTGATAAGGCGGAGTTTCTGATGAAACTTGCTGAGAATAATATGAATAACGGAATGATCCCATCATCTTCATCCAAGATTACTACAACTAGTGTTGATCATTTTACGTTGTGTTCGTCTACGACGATGGATGAACAGAAAAGCATTCTTGATACACTTAACGAAG ATTTGCCAATTGCTAGAAGGAGATCGCTGCAAAGATTTCTTGAAAAACGAAAAGAGAG ACTGAGTTTCGTAGCATCGCCGTACGCGTACATACCAAGCCCTAGCAAGTTCGAAGAAAAGAACGATGGAGTCGGTAGTGATGGCGGTTCAACCTTAGAAGTTTGA